The following coding sequences lie in one Arachis hypogaea cultivar Tifrunner chromosome 9, arahy.Tifrunner.gnm2.J5K5, whole genome shotgun sequence genomic window:
- the LOC112711820 gene encoding ARM REPEAT PROTEIN INTERACTING WITH ABF2 isoform X2: MELHKRHVHSLSERKGQKRKLDDQLHANRQISPPPPTADERAAILCQASDQVRVLDSTFTWNEADRAAAKRATHTLADLAKNEEVANVIVEGGAIRALVRHLQAPPIGDDDRVQKPLPFEHEVEKGSAFALGLLAVKPEHQQLIVDSGALIHLVDLLKRHKNGLTSRAINSLIRRAADAITNLAHENSSIKTRVRMEGGIPPLVHLLEFADPKVQRAAASALRTLAFKNDENKNQIVECNALPNLILMLRSEDAAIHYEAVGVIGNLVHSSPNIKKEVLLAGALQPVIGLLSSCCSESQREAALLLGQFAATDSDCKRGAVQPLIEMLQSPDVQLQEMSAFALGRLAQDTHNQAGLAHNGGLVPLLNLLDSKNGSLQHNAAFALYGLADNEDNVSDFIRVGGVQRLQEGEFIVQATKDCVAKTLKRLEEKIRGRVLKHLLYLMRVSEKGLQRRIALALAHLCSAGDQRGIFIEHHGLELLIGLLGSSGSKQQLDGAVALCKLANKASTLSPMDAAPLSPTPQVYLGEKFVNNATLSDVTFLVEGKRFYAHRICLLASSDAFRAMFDGGYREKDAKDIEIPNIRWEIFELMMRFIYTGSTEITLDIAQDLLRAADQYLLEGLKRLCEYTIAKDISLENVSSMYELSEAFSAISLRHSCILFILEQFDKLSARPGHSLLIQRIIPEIRNYFIKVLMKTNSCNRL; this comes from the exons atgGAGCTTCACAAGCGCCACGTCCACAGCCTCTCCGAGAGGAAGGGCCAGAAGCGCAAGCTCGATGACCAGCTCCATGCCAACCGCCAGATCTCGCCGCCACCGCCAACGGCTGACGAGCGCGCCGCTATCCTCTGCCAAGCCTCTGACCAGGTCCGCGTCCTTGACTCCACCTTCACGTGGAACGAAGCCGATCGAGCTGCCGCTAAGCGCGCCACTCACACGCTCGCCGATCTCGCCAAGAACG AGGAAGTTGCTAACGTGATTGTCGAAGGAGGCGCTATTCGAGCTCTGGTTAGGCACCTTCAGGCGCCACCTATCGGCGACGACGACCGTGTGCAGAAGCCGTTGCCGTTTGAGCATGAGGTTGAGAAAGGGAGCGCTTTCGCACTAGGACTACTTGCCGTCAAG CCAGAACATCAACAGCTCATTGTTGACAGTGGTGCATTGATTCATCTTGTTGATCTTTTAAAGAGGCATAAGAATGGTTTAACTTCTCGTGCCATTAATAGTCTCATTCGTAGGGCTGCAGATGCCATCACTAATCTTGCTCATGAGAACAGCAGCATTAAAACTCGTGTCAG GATGGAAGGTGGAATTCCACCACTTGTTCATTTGCTTGAATTTGCAGATCCAAAAGTACAAAGAGCAGCTGCTAGTGCACTGCGAACCCTGGCTTTCAAAAATGATGAAAATAAAAATCAG ATCGTTGAATGCAATGCTCTTCCAAATCTAATTCTAATGCTTCGCTCTGAAGATGCAGCTATTCATTATGAAGCG GTTGGTGTGATTGGAAATCTGGTTCATTCTTCCCCTAATATAAAGAAAGAAGTTCTTCTTGCTGGAGCTTTACAACCAGTTATTGGATTACTTAG CTCGTGCTGCTCTGAAAGCCAGAGGGAAGCGGCCTTGTTACTTGGACAGTTTGCAGCAACTGATTCAGATTGTAAG AGAGGTGCTGTCCAGCCATTGATAGAGATGCTTCAATCTCCAGATGTACAACTCCAAGAAATGTCTGCCTTCGCGTTGGGGAGATTAGCCCAG GACACACATAACCAAGCTGGCCTTGCACATAATGGTGGCTTGGTGCCATTGCTGAATCTTCTTGATTCAAAAAATGGGTCTTTGCAGCATAATGCTGCTTTTGCTCTTTATGGCCTTGCAGATAATGAG GATAATGTGTCCGATTTTATTAGggttggtggagttcagaggttGCAGGAAGGAGAGTTTATCGTTCAA GCAACTAAAGATTGTGTTGCAAAGACATTGAAAAGATTAGAAGAGAAGATTCGTGGCCGT GTGCTGAAGCATTTACTGTATCTTATGCGAGTTTCAGAAAAGGGTTTGCAAAGGCGTATTGCTTTGGCTCTTGCACATCTTTGTTCAGCAGGTGATCAAAGAGGGATTTTTATCGAACACCATG GTCTCGAGTTGCTTATTGGGCTTCTTGGCTCATCTGGCTCTAAGCAGCAACTTGATGGTGCTGTTGCTTTATGCAAGTTGGCCAACAAAGCCTCAACTTTGTCTCCCATGGATGCTGCCCCCCTTTCTCCAACACCACAG GTATATTTAGGGGAGAAGTTTGTAAACAATGCCACGTTGTCAGATGTTACATTTTTGGTTGAAG GCAAACGGTTTTATGCTCACAGAATATGTCTACTAGCGTCTTCAGATGCATTTCGTGCAATGTTTGATGGTGGTTATAGG GAGAAGGATGCAAAGGATATTGAGATTCCAAATATTAGATGGGAAATTTTTGAGCTGATGATGAG ATTTATATATACTGGATCAACTGAAATCACTCTGGATATAGCTCAAGACCTTCTCCGAGCAGCTGATCAATATCTATTAGAAGGACTTAAGAGGCTCTGTGAATACACAATTGCAAAG GATATATCACTGGAGAACGTGTCAAGTATGTATGAACTTTCAGAAGCATTTAGTGCAATATCATTGAGGCACTCGTGCATCCTTTTTATATTGGAGCAATTTGATAAATTGAGTGCAAGGCCTGG GCACTCTCTTCTGATTCAGCGTATAATACCAGAGATTCGTAATTACTTCATTAAAGTTCTTATGAAGACCAACTCCTGTAATCGACTGTAA
- the LOC112711820 gene encoding ARM REPEAT PROTEIN INTERACTING WITH ABF2 isoform X1 → MELHKRHVHSLSERKGQKRKLDDQLHANRQISPPPPTADERAAILCQASDQVRVLDSTFTWNEADRAAAKRATHTLADLAKNEEVANVIVEGGAIRALVRHLQAPPIGDDDRVQKPLPFEHEVEKGSAFALGLLAVKPEHQQLIVDSGALIHLVDLLKRHKNGLTSRAINSLIRRAADAITNLAHENSSIKTRVRMEGGIPPLVHLLEFADPKVQRAAASALRTLAFKNDENKNQIVECNALPNLILMLRSEDAAIHYEAVGVIGNLVHSSPNIKKEVLLAGALQPVIGLLSSCCSESQREAALLLGQFAATDSDCKVHIVQRGAVQPLIEMLQSPDVQLQEMSAFALGRLAQDTHNQAGLAHNGGLVPLLNLLDSKNGSLQHNAAFALYGLADNEDNVSDFIRVGGVQRLQEGEFIVQATKDCVAKTLKRLEEKIRGRVLKHLLYLMRVSEKGLQRRIALALAHLCSAGDQRGIFIEHHGLELLIGLLGSSGSKQQLDGAVALCKLANKASTLSPMDAAPLSPTPQVYLGEKFVNNATLSDVTFLVEGKRFYAHRICLLASSDAFRAMFDGGYREKDAKDIEIPNIRWEIFELMMRFIYTGSTEITLDIAQDLLRAADQYLLEGLKRLCEYTIAKDISLENVSSMYELSEAFSAISLRHSCILFILEQFDKLSARPGHSLLIQRIIPEIRNYFIKVLMKTNSCNRL, encoded by the exons atgGAGCTTCACAAGCGCCACGTCCACAGCCTCTCCGAGAGGAAGGGCCAGAAGCGCAAGCTCGATGACCAGCTCCATGCCAACCGCCAGATCTCGCCGCCACCGCCAACGGCTGACGAGCGCGCCGCTATCCTCTGCCAAGCCTCTGACCAGGTCCGCGTCCTTGACTCCACCTTCACGTGGAACGAAGCCGATCGAGCTGCCGCTAAGCGCGCCACTCACACGCTCGCCGATCTCGCCAAGAACG AGGAAGTTGCTAACGTGATTGTCGAAGGAGGCGCTATTCGAGCTCTGGTTAGGCACCTTCAGGCGCCACCTATCGGCGACGACGACCGTGTGCAGAAGCCGTTGCCGTTTGAGCATGAGGTTGAGAAAGGGAGCGCTTTCGCACTAGGACTACTTGCCGTCAAG CCAGAACATCAACAGCTCATTGTTGACAGTGGTGCATTGATTCATCTTGTTGATCTTTTAAAGAGGCATAAGAATGGTTTAACTTCTCGTGCCATTAATAGTCTCATTCGTAGGGCTGCAGATGCCATCACTAATCTTGCTCATGAGAACAGCAGCATTAAAACTCGTGTCAG GATGGAAGGTGGAATTCCACCACTTGTTCATTTGCTTGAATTTGCAGATCCAAAAGTACAAAGAGCAGCTGCTAGTGCACTGCGAACCCTGGCTTTCAAAAATGATGAAAATAAAAATCAG ATCGTTGAATGCAATGCTCTTCCAAATCTAATTCTAATGCTTCGCTCTGAAGATGCAGCTATTCATTATGAAGCG GTTGGTGTGATTGGAAATCTGGTTCATTCTTCCCCTAATATAAAGAAAGAAGTTCTTCTTGCTGGAGCTTTACAACCAGTTATTGGATTACTTAG CTCGTGCTGCTCTGAAAGCCAGAGGGAAGCGGCCTTGTTACTTGGACAGTTTGCAGCAACTGATTCAGATTGTAAG GTTCACATTGTACAGAGAGGTGCTGTCCAGCCATTGATAGAGATGCTTCAATCTCCAGATGTACAACTCCAAGAAATGTCTGCCTTCGCGTTGGGGAGATTAGCCCAG GACACACATAACCAAGCTGGCCTTGCACATAATGGTGGCTTGGTGCCATTGCTGAATCTTCTTGATTCAAAAAATGGGTCTTTGCAGCATAATGCTGCTTTTGCTCTTTATGGCCTTGCAGATAATGAG GATAATGTGTCCGATTTTATTAGggttggtggagttcagaggttGCAGGAAGGAGAGTTTATCGTTCAA GCAACTAAAGATTGTGTTGCAAAGACATTGAAAAGATTAGAAGAGAAGATTCGTGGCCGT GTGCTGAAGCATTTACTGTATCTTATGCGAGTTTCAGAAAAGGGTTTGCAAAGGCGTATTGCTTTGGCTCTTGCACATCTTTGTTCAGCAGGTGATCAAAGAGGGATTTTTATCGAACACCATG GTCTCGAGTTGCTTATTGGGCTTCTTGGCTCATCTGGCTCTAAGCAGCAACTTGATGGTGCTGTTGCTTTATGCAAGTTGGCCAACAAAGCCTCAACTTTGTCTCCCATGGATGCTGCCCCCCTTTCTCCAACACCACAG GTATATTTAGGGGAGAAGTTTGTAAACAATGCCACGTTGTCAGATGTTACATTTTTGGTTGAAG GCAAACGGTTTTATGCTCACAGAATATGTCTACTAGCGTCTTCAGATGCATTTCGTGCAATGTTTGATGGTGGTTATAGG GAGAAGGATGCAAAGGATATTGAGATTCCAAATATTAGATGGGAAATTTTTGAGCTGATGATGAG ATTTATATATACTGGATCAACTGAAATCACTCTGGATATAGCTCAAGACCTTCTCCGAGCAGCTGATCAATATCTATTAGAAGGACTTAAGAGGCTCTGTGAATACACAATTGCAAAG GATATATCACTGGAGAACGTGTCAAGTATGTATGAACTTTCAGAAGCATTTAGTGCAATATCATTGAGGCACTCGTGCATCCTTTTTATATTGGAGCAATTTGATAAATTGAGTGCAAGGCCTGG GCACTCTCTTCTGATTCAGCGTATAATACCAGAGATTCGTAATTACTTCATTAAAGTTCTTATGAAGACCAACTCCTGTAATCGACTGTAA
- the LOC112711823 gene encoding 2-hydroxyisoflavanone dehydratase yields MASSTAKKIVSEIPTWIRVYDDGTVERPRSFPLVPPSLDDPVTGVSSKDIIISQNSKLSARLYLPKLDNDKVKLPIYIYFHGGGFFFESAFSKLYNDHLNKLLSVADFIAVSVQYRLAPEHPLPACYHDCWDALQWVASHASKSTTNTEPWLTDHGDFDKVFIGGDSAGGNIAHNIAMRAGLESLLCAVTISGAILSHPYFWGSQPVGSESVTNLEQNMNRLIWKLVYPCAPGGIDNPMINPMGPGAPSLAGLGCSKVLVLVAGKDDLRDRGLCYYEAVNKSGWQGKIQLFEDKDENHVFYLFNSESDTATQLIKRMASFLLN; encoded by the coding sequence ATGGCTTCTTCCACTGCCAAAAAGATAGTCTCTGAGATCCCCACCTGGATCCGTGTCTACGACGACGGCACCGTCGAACGCCCTCGAAGCTTTCCACTGGTGCCACCTTCCCTTGATGATCCTGTAACCGGTGTCTCATCAAAGGACATAATCATCTCACAAAACTCCAAACTCTCTGCACGCCTCTACCTTCCAAAGCTTGACAATGACAAAGTGAAACTCCCCATCTACATCTACTTCCATGGTGGTGGATTCTTCTTTGAATCCGCATTCTCCAAGCTCTACAATGACCATCTCAACAAGTTGCTCTCTGTAGCCGATTTTATAGCGGTTTCCGTGCAGTACAGGCTAGCACCGGAACACCCTCTTCCTGCATGTTACCACGACTGTTGGGACGCTTTACAATGGGTCGCATCTCATGCTTCCAAAAGCACCACCAACACCGAGCCATGGTTGACTGATCATGGTGATTTTGACAAGGTTTTCATAGGAGGTGACAGTGCCGGTGGCAATATTGCCCATAACATAGCCATGCGTGCAGGGCTTGAGTCTTTGCTTTGTGCTGTTACAATATCAGGTGCTATTTTATCCCACCCTTATTTCTGGGGCTCGCAACCTGTTGGATCAGAAAGTGTTACGAATCTGGAGCAGAATATGAACCGTTTGATTTGGAAGTTAGTGTACCCTTGTGCACCTGGAGGGATTGATAACCCAATGATCAACCCAATGGGTCCAGGTGCACCCAGCTTAGCTGGACTTGGGTGTTCCAAGGTTCTTGTGCTTGTTGCTGGCAAGGATGATTTAAGGGACAGAGGGCTTTGTTATTACGAAGCTGTGAACAAGAGTGGGTGGCAAGGGAAGATACAGCTCTTTGAAGACAAGGATGAGAATCATGTTTTTTATTTGTTCAATTCGGAATCTGACACCGCCACTCAATTGATCAAACGCATGGCTTCTTTTCTCCTTAATTAA
- the LOC112711821 gene encoding cysteine-rich receptor-like protein kinase 25 isoform X1: MLHLKISCAPYPLFCLITLSVVALISTEAVTDETYAVHYCPNTTTYSPNSIYQTTLNQLLSWLTSNSSSAKNGYYNTTIGANTPNNTIYGSFLCRGDLTTTACHDCVSAAAKKVLQPDFCPVGKESVIWFAECMVRYSDQPFFSVAAEVPVYSLSNTGNVPDESHFMTVLGDTMNSAAEQAAKGGADKKFGTKEANISSFQTLYTLAQCTPDLSEFGCQKCLKIGTGQLPSCCDGKLGGRVLIPSCNVRFELYPFYHEMDVPLPPPQSNPNPKDKSNIDAVLIIAIVVPIVIVLLLFLATLWIISTRTRRKKNNSVPEGTLESSVQISSVEFLQFDVDTIIEATDNFSGGNKLGEGGFGEVYKGTLPNGQDIAVKRLSRNSRQGIIEFKNEVLLVAKLQHRNLVRLLGFCLDGEEKMLIYEFVANKSLDRFLFDASKQHQLSWPRRYKIIEGIARGILYLHEDSRLRIIHRDLKAGNILLDEDSNPKISDFGMARLFGADQTQANTNRVVGTIGYMPPEYAMRGHFSDKTDVYSFGVLVLEIISGKKITSFYDSGYAGDLLNYAWKHWRDGTPLELLDTSLRESYSRAEVIKCIHVGLCCVQEDPAQRPTMQAIVLMLNSHTVTLASPAQPPAGYIGSRSHSNFPTKEMVNSSSDKSTNTSTSQSSINRPTLPSKEMENSNVSTSITEVYPR, encoded by the exons atgctGCACCTCAAAATCTCTTGTGCTCCTTATCCTTTGTTTTGTTTGATCACTCTGAGCGTTGTTGCATTAATATCTACAGAAGCAGTTACTGATGAGACCTACGCGGTTCACTACTGTCCAAACACAACAACTTATTCTCCCAACAGCATTTACCAAACTACCCTCAACCAGCTCCTTTCATGGCTCACGTCGAACTCCTCAAGCGCCAAAAACGGTTACTACAACACTACCATCGGCGCCAACACCCCTAACAACACCATCTACGGCTCCTTCCTCTGCCGTGGAGACCTCACCACCACCGCATGCCACGACTGCGTTTCCGCCGCAGCCAAAAAGGTTCTTCAACCTGATTTCTGCCCCGTGGGGAAGGAATCGGTTATATGGTTCGCAGAGTGCATGGTTCGTTACTCGGACCAACCGTTTTTCTCTGTAGCTGCTGAGGTTCCTGTGTATTCCCTATCCAACACGGGAAACGTGCCAGATGAAAGCCACTTCATGACGGTGTTAGGAGACACGATGAATTCGGCGGCGGAACAGGCGGCGAAGGGTGGCGCTGACAAGAAATTTGGTACCAAAGAAGCAAACATTTCAAGCTTCCAGACTCTATACACGCTAGCACAGTGCACACCGGATTTGTCAGAATTTGGATGCCAGAAATGCCTCAAAATAGGAACTGGACAATTACCTTCTTGCTGTGATGGAAAGTTAGGAGGAAGAGTGCTGATTCCAAGTTGTAATGTTAGGTTTGAATTGTACCCCTTTTACCATGAGATGGATGTGCCTCTGCCACCGCCACAGTCCAACCCAAACCCAAAAG ATAAATCCAATATAGATGCAGTATTAATAATCGCAATTGTAGTTCCAATTGTGATTGTTTTGTTGCTTTTCTTGGCTACCTTATGGATCATATCTACACggacaagaaggaagaagaacaatTCCGTGCCAGAGGGAACTCTGGAAAGTAGTG TTCAAATTTCCAGCGTAGAGTTcttgcaatttgatgttgatacAATCATAGAGGCCACAGACAACTTTTCTGGTGGCAATAAATTAGGGGAAGGAGGATTTGGTGAGGTTTACAAG GGTACACTACCTAATGGGCAAGATATTGCTGTGAAGAGACTATCAAGAAACTCTAGACAAGGAATAATTGAGTTTAAGAATGAGGTACTTTTGGTAGCCAAACTCCAACATAGAAATCTTGTTAGGCTACTCGGATTTTGCTTGGATGGAGAAGAGAAAATGCTCATCTACGAATTTGTTGCAAACAAAAGCTTGGACCGTTTTCTATTTG ATGCCAGCAAACAACACCAGTTGAGTTGGCCAAGACGATACAAAATCATAGAAGGAATTGCTCGAGGAATACTCTATCTTCATGAAGATTCCCGACTCAGAATCATACATCGTGATCTTAAAGCCGGTAATATACTACTAGACGAGGATTCAAACCCAAAAATCTCAGATTTTGGAATGGCAAGACTTTTCGGTGCTGATCAAACTCAAGCAAACACCAATAGAGTTGTTGGAACAAT TGGATACATGCCTCCAGAATATGCAATGCGTGGACACTTTTCTGATAAAACGGATGTCTACAGCTTCGGTGTCTTAGTTCTAGAGATAATATCAGGAAAGAAGATAACATCCTTCTATGATTCAGGCTATGCAGGGGACCTCTTGAACTAT GCTTGGAAACATTGGAGAGATGGGACCCCATTGGAGCTACTAGACACGAGTCTGAGAGAATCATATTCAAGAGCCGAAGTAATTAAATGCATCCATGTTGGGTTATGCTGTGTACAAGAGGATCCAGCACAAAGACCAACAATGCAGGCTATAGTTCTAATGCTAAACAGCCATACAGTTACTCTTGCAAGTCCTGCACAACCACCAGCTGGTTATATTGGGAGCAGATCTCACTCCAATTTCCCAACAAAAGAGATGGTGAACTCATCATCAGACAAGTCTACAAACACAAGCACAAGTCAGAGTTCAATAAATCGGCCAACTTTGCCATCAAAGGAGATGGAAAACTCAAATGTGTCTACCTCCATTACAGAGGTCTACCCTCGCTAG
- the LOC112711821 gene encoding cysteine-rich receptor-like protein kinase 25 isoform X2, with translation MLHLKISCAPYPLFCLITLSVVALISTEAVTDETYAVHYCPNTTTYSPNSIYQTTLNQLLSWLTSNSSSAKNGYYNTTIGANTPNNTIYGSFLCRGDLTTTACHDCVSAAAKKVLQPDFCPVGKESVIWFAECMVRYSDQPFFSVAAEVPVYSLSNTGNVPDESHFMTVLGDTMNSAAEQAAKGGADKKFGTKEANISSFQTLYTLAQCTPDLSEFGCQKCLKIGTGQLPSCCDGKLGGRVLIPSCNVRFELYPFYHEMDVPLPPPQSNPNPKDKSNIDAVLIIAIVVPIVIVLLLFLATLWIISTRTRRKKNNSVPEGTLESSVQISSVEFLQFDVDTIIEATDNFSGGNKLGEGGFGEVYKGTLPNGQDIAVKRLSRNSRQGIIEFKNEVLLVAKLQHRNLVRLLGFCLDGEEKMLIYEFVANKSLDRFLFDASKQHQLSWPRRYKIIEGIARGILYLHEDSRLRIIHRDLKAGNILLDEDSNPKISDFGMARLFGADQTQANTNRVVGTIGYMPPEYAMRGHFSDKTDVYSFGVLVLEIISGKKITSFYDSGYAGDLLNYVSLVQPSFGLETLERWDPIGATRHESERIIFKSRSN, from the exons atgctGCACCTCAAAATCTCTTGTGCTCCTTATCCTTTGTTTTGTTTGATCACTCTGAGCGTTGTTGCATTAATATCTACAGAAGCAGTTACTGATGAGACCTACGCGGTTCACTACTGTCCAAACACAACAACTTATTCTCCCAACAGCATTTACCAAACTACCCTCAACCAGCTCCTTTCATGGCTCACGTCGAACTCCTCAAGCGCCAAAAACGGTTACTACAACACTACCATCGGCGCCAACACCCCTAACAACACCATCTACGGCTCCTTCCTCTGCCGTGGAGACCTCACCACCACCGCATGCCACGACTGCGTTTCCGCCGCAGCCAAAAAGGTTCTTCAACCTGATTTCTGCCCCGTGGGGAAGGAATCGGTTATATGGTTCGCAGAGTGCATGGTTCGTTACTCGGACCAACCGTTTTTCTCTGTAGCTGCTGAGGTTCCTGTGTATTCCCTATCCAACACGGGAAACGTGCCAGATGAAAGCCACTTCATGACGGTGTTAGGAGACACGATGAATTCGGCGGCGGAACAGGCGGCGAAGGGTGGCGCTGACAAGAAATTTGGTACCAAAGAAGCAAACATTTCAAGCTTCCAGACTCTATACACGCTAGCACAGTGCACACCGGATTTGTCAGAATTTGGATGCCAGAAATGCCTCAAAATAGGAACTGGACAATTACCTTCTTGCTGTGATGGAAAGTTAGGAGGAAGAGTGCTGATTCCAAGTTGTAATGTTAGGTTTGAATTGTACCCCTTTTACCATGAGATGGATGTGCCTCTGCCACCGCCACAGTCCAACCCAAACCCAAAAG ATAAATCCAATATAGATGCAGTATTAATAATCGCAATTGTAGTTCCAATTGTGATTGTTTTGTTGCTTTTCTTGGCTACCTTATGGATCATATCTACACggacaagaaggaagaagaacaatTCCGTGCCAGAGGGAACTCTGGAAAGTAGTG TTCAAATTTCCAGCGTAGAGTTcttgcaatttgatgttgatacAATCATAGAGGCCACAGACAACTTTTCTGGTGGCAATAAATTAGGGGAAGGAGGATTTGGTGAGGTTTACAAG GGTACACTACCTAATGGGCAAGATATTGCTGTGAAGAGACTATCAAGAAACTCTAGACAAGGAATAATTGAGTTTAAGAATGAGGTACTTTTGGTAGCCAAACTCCAACATAGAAATCTTGTTAGGCTACTCGGATTTTGCTTGGATGGAGAAGAGAAAATGCTCATCTACGAATTTGTTGCAAACAAAAGCTTGGACCGTTTTCTATTTG ATGCCAGCAAACAACACCAGTTGAGTTGGCCAAGACGATACAAAATCATAGAAGGAATTGCTCGAGGAATACTCTATCTTCATGAAGATTCCCGACTCAGAATCATACATCGTGATCTTAAAGCCGGTAATATACTACTAGACGAGGATTCAAACCCAAAAATCTCAGATTTTGGAATGGCAAGACTTTTCGGTGCTGATCAAACTCAAGCAAACACCAATAGAGTTGTTGGAACAAT TGGATACATGCCTCCAGAATATGCAATGCGTGGACACTTTTCTGATAAAACGGATGTCTACAGCTTCGGTGTCTTAGTTCTAGAGATAATATCAGGAAAGAAGATAACATCCTTCTATGATTCAGGCTATGCAGGGGACCTCTTGAACTATGTGAGCTTAGTCCAACCCTCCTTTG GCTTGGAAACATTGGAGAGATGGGACCCCATTGGAGCTACTAGACACGAGTCTGAGAGAATCATATTCAAGAGCCGAAGTAATTAA
- the LOC112711821 gene encoding cysteine-rich receptor-like protein kinase 25 isoform X3, translating into MVRYSDQPFFSVAAEVPVYSLSNTGNVPDESHFMTVLGDTMNSAAEQAAKGGADKKFGTKEANISSFQTLYTLAQCTPDLSEFGCQKCLKIGTGQLPSCCDGKLGGRVLIPSCNVRFELYPFYHEMDVPLPPPQSNPNPKDKSNIDAVLIIAIVVPIVIVLLLFLATLWIISTRTRRKKNNSVPEGTLESSVQISSVEFLQFDVDTIIEATDNFSGGNKLGEGGFGEVYKGTLPNGQDIAVKRLSRNSRQGIIEFKNEVLLVAKLQHRNLVRLLGFCLDGEEKMLIYEFVANKSLDRFLFDASKQHQLSWPRRYKIIEGIARGILYLHEDSRLRIIHRDLKAGNILLDEDSNPKISDFGMARLFGADQTQANTNRVVGTIGYMPPEYAMRGHFSDKTDVYSFGVLVLEIISGKKITSFYDSGYAGDLLNYAWKHWRDGTPLELLDTSLRESYSRAEVIKCIHVGLCCVQEDPAQRPTMQAIVLMLNSHTVTLASPAQPPAGYIGSRSHSNFPTKEMVNSSSDKSTNTSTSQSSINRPTLPSKEMENSNVSTSITEVYPR; encoded by the exons ATGGTTCGTTACTCGGACCAACCGTTTTTCTCTGTAGCTGCTGAGGTTCCTGTGTATTCCCTATCCAACACGGGAAACGTGCCAGATGAAAGCCACTTCATGACGGTGTTAGGAGACACGATGAATTCGGCGGCGGAACAGGCGGCGAAGGGTGGCGCTGACAAGAAATTTGGTACCAAAGAAGCAAACATTTCAAGCTTCCAGACTCTATACACGCTAGCACAGTGCACACCGGATTTGTCAGAATTTGGATGCCAGAAATGCCTCAAAATAGGAACTGGACAATTACCTTCTTGCTGTGATGGAAAGTTAGGAGGAAGAGTGCTGATTCCAAGTTGTAATGTTAGGTTTGAATTGTACCCCTTTTACCATGAGATGGATGTGCCTCTGCCACCGCCACAGTCCAACCCAAACCCAAAAG ATAAATCCAATATAGATGCAGTATTAATAATCGCAATTGTAGTTCCAATTGTGATTGTTTTGTTGCTTTTCTTGGCTACCTTATGGATCATATCTACACggacaagaaggaagaagaacaatTCCGTGCCAGAGGGAACTCTGGAAAGTAGTG TTCAAATTTCCAGCGTAGAGTTcttgcaatttgatgttgatacAATCATAGAGGCCACAGACAACTTTTCTGGTGGCAATAAATTAGGGGAAGGAGGATTTGGTGAGGTTTACAAG GGTACACTACCTAATGGGCAAGATATTGCTGTGAAGAGACTATCAAGAAACTCTAGACAAGGAATAATTGAGTTTAAGAATGAGGTACTTTTGGTAGCCAAACTCCAACATAGAAATCTTGTTAGGCTACTCGGATTTTGCTTGGATGGAGAAGAGAAAATGCTCATCTACGAATTTGTTGCAAACAAAAGCTTGGACCGTTTTCTATTTG ATGCCAGCAAACAACACCAGTTGAGTTGGCCAAGACGATACAAAATCATAGAAGGAATTGCTCGAGGAATACTCTATCTTCATGAAGATTCCCGACTCAGAATCATACATCGTGATCTTAAAGCCGGTAATATACTACTAGACGAGGATTCAAACCCAAAAATCTCAGATTTTGGAATGGCAAGACTTTTCGGTGCTGATCAAACTCAAGCAAACACCAATAGAGTTGTTGGAACAAT TGGATACATGCCTCCAGAATATGCAATGCGTGGACACTTTTCTGATAAAACGGATGTCTACAGCTTCGGTGTCTTAGTTCTAGAGATAATATCAGGAAAGAAGATAACATCCTTCTATGATTCAGGCTATGCAGGGGACCTCTTGAACTAT GCTTGGAAACATTGGAGAGATGGGACCCCATTGGAGCTACTAGACACGAGTCTGAGAGAATCATATTCAAGAGCCGAAGTAATTAAATGCATCCATGTTGGGTTATGCTGTGTACAAGAGGATCCAGCACAAAGACCAACAATGCAGGCTATAGTTCTAATGCTAAACAGCCATACAGTTACTCTTGCAAGTCCTGCACAACCACCAGCTGGTTATATTGGGAGCAGATCTCACTCCAATTTCCCAACAAAAGAGATGGTGAACTCATCATCAGACAAGTCTACAAACACAAGCACAAGTCAGAGTTCAATAAATCGGCCAACTTTGCCATCAAAGGAGATGGAAAACTCAAATGTGTCTACCTCCATTACAGAGGTCTACCCTCGCTAG